A single Vigna radiata var. radiata cultivar VC1973A chromosome 8, Vradiata_ver6, whole genome shotgun sequence DNA region contains:
- the LOC106771681 gene encoding MADS-box transcription factor 17 isoform X1, with the protein MGRGKVVLERIQNKINRQVTFSKRRNGLLKKAFELSVLCDAEIALIIFSSRGKLFQYSSTDINRIIEKYRQCCFDMSQTGDDAEHQSEQCLYQELLVLRVKYESLQRTQRNLQGEELEPLSMKELHSLEKQLDRTLAQARKHLSQKLVSRIDELHGKVCNLEQINRHLESKNISKCTHCEDYTNQFEAGTATSLRPQQEQITSKGKEIDTRCLNENNEWQL; encoded by the exons ATGGGAAGAGGGAAGGTGGTTCTGGAGAGAATACAGAACAAGATCAATCGCCAAGTCACGTTTTCAAAGCGAAGAAACGGTTTGCTGAAGAAAGCCTTCGAGCTATCTGTGCTATGCGATGCTGAAATCGCTCTGATCATCTTCTCCAGTCGTGGCAAGCTTTTTCAGTACAGTAGCACTGA CATTAACAGAATCATTGAGAAGTATCGTCAATGCTGCTTCGACATGTCTCAGACTGGTGACGACGCTGAACATCAATCGGAGCAG TGCTTATATCAGGAGCTTTTGGTATTAAGAGTCAAGTATGAATCACTCCAACGAACCCAAAG GAATCTTCAGGGAGAAGAACTTGAGCCACTCAGCATGAAAGAACTGCATAGCTTAGAGAAACAACTGGATAGAACGCTTGCACAAGCTCGGAAGCACCTA TCACAGAAGCTGGTATCAAGAATTGACGAACTACACGGAAAG GTGTGCAACCTGGAGCAGATTAACAGACATTTGGAGTCAAAG AACATAAGTAAATGCACTCATTGTGAAGATTATACTAATCAGTTTGAAGCTGGAACAGCAAC tTCGTTGCGGCCTCAGCAGGAGCAAATTACTTCAAAGGGAAAAGAAATAGACACGAGGTGTCTTAACGAGAATAACGAATGGCAGCTTTGA
- the LOC106771681 gene encoding MADS-box transcription factor 17 isoform X2, which translates to MGRGKVVLERIQNKINRQVTFSKRRNGLLKKAFELSVLCDAEIALIIFSSRGKLFQYSSTDINRIIEKYRQCCFDMSQTGDDAEHQSEQCLYQELLVLRVKYESLQRTQRNLQGEELEPLSMKELHSLEKQLDRTLAQARKHLSQKLVSRIDELHGKVCNLEQINRHLESKQLRCGLSRSKLLQREKK; encoded by the exons ATGGGAAGAGGGAAGGTGGTTCTGGAGAGAATACAGAACAAGATCAATCGCCAAGTCACGTTTTCAAAGCGAAGAAACGGTTTGCTGAAGAAAGCCTTCGAGCTATCTGTGCTATGCGATGCTGAAATCGCTCTGATCATCTTCTCCAGTCGTGGCAAGCTTTTTCAGTACAGTAGCACTGA CATTAACAGAATCATTGAGAAGTATCGTCAATGCTGCTTCGACATGTCTCAGACTGGTGACGACGCTGAACATCAATCGGAGCAG TGCTTATATCAGGAGCTTTTGGTATTAAGAGTCAAGTATGAATCACTCCAACGAACCCAAAG GAATCTTCAGGGAGAAGAACTTGAGCCACTCAGCATGAAAGAACTGCATAGCTTAGAGAAACAACTGGATAGAACGCTTGCACAAGCTCGGAAGCACCTA TCACAGAAGCTGGTATCAAGAATTGACGAACTACACGGAAAG GTGTGCAACCTGGAGCAGATTAACAGACATTTGGAGTCAAAG CAAC tTCGTTGCGGCCTCAGCAGGAGCAAATTACTTCAAAGGGAAAAGAAATAG